The following proteins are encoded in a genomic region of Aerosakkonema funiforme FACHB-1375:
- a CDS encoding serine/threonine protein kinase, which produces MSICINPGCANLNIALNSSNRYCESCGNDLVLQNRYRVTSLLHDKSGYSTIYVVDDAGTEKVLKVLLPHRSRNPRVRYLFRQEADVLREMDHPGFPKVDGYFQQKLKNGKILHCIVMEKIEGSNLETWVDNHEPITEEIALEWLEKAVVILNELHRHKYLHRDIKPPNLILKNNGELVLIDFGAVTRKNFFYRKIYRNIIYIILSLLEKKPKGDGFRAPEQERRYCKYVSDFYSLARCFVYYLTKRSPGCENMYDENHNLQWRQYTVNISSDFLNLLDKMMARRIKDRYENGEEILKEIKKIKWNRLHTV; this is translated from the coding sequence ATGAGTATCTGCATTAATCCAGGTTGTGCCAACTTAAATATCGCTCTAAACTCTAGCAATCGGTACTGTGAAAGCTGTGGCAACGATTTAGTATTGCAAAATCGCTATCGCGTCACGAGTCTACTCCACGATAAAAGTGGCTATAGTACTATTTATGTTGTTGATGATGCAGGTACAGAGAAAGTATTGAAAGTCCTGCTACCCCATCGGAGCCGAAACCCTAGAGTCAGATATCTATTTCGTCAAGAAGCAGACGTATTAAGAGAAATGGATCATCCTGGGTTTCCGAAAGTAGATGGCTACTTTCAACAAAAACTAAAGAATGGAAAAATATTGCACTGTATCGTTATGGAGAAAATTGAAGGCAGTAATTTAGAAACATGGGTAGATAACCACGAGCCCATAACAGAGGAAATAGCATTAGAATGGCTGGAAAAAGCAGTTGTAATTTTAAATGAATTACATCGGCACAAATATTTGCATAGAGATATAAAACCACCAAATCTAATTCTCAAAAATAATGGTGAATTGGTATTGATTGACTTTGGCGCAGTGACAAGAAAAAATTTTTTTTACAGAAAAATCTACAGAAATATAATATATATTATACTTTCATTGCTAGAAAAAAAACCTAAAGGCGATGGCTTTCGTGCGCCAGAGCAGGAAAGAAGGTATTGCAAATATGTCTCCGATTTCTATTCCCTAGCGAGGTGTTTTGTTTATTATTTGACCAAAAGAAGTCCGGGGTGTGAAAATATGTACGACGAAAACCATAACTTACAGTGGCGGCAATACACTGTAAATATATCAAGTGATTTTTTAAATTTGCTTGATAAAATGATGGCTCGTAGAATAAAAGATAGATATGAAAATGGGGAGGAAATATTAAAGGAGATTAAAAAAATTAAATGGAATAGGTTGCATACAGTCTAA
- a CDS encoding glycosyltransferase family 4 protein, with product MKKLLVITTVPTTLESFLLPFAYHFRQKGWQVDGMAEGVSTSASCLQAFDRLWEVKWSRNPLDPRNFLVAPPVLREVMKQGQYDLVHVHTPVAAFVSRYALKDFRKEGKCQVIYTAHGFHFHPRGKALKNAIFLTLEKLAGAWTDYLIVINREDEAAAKQHHILPPERVCYMPGIGVDLNYYNPNTVSDLQIAQVREELGITPANPLFLSAAEFIPRKHHRDIILAFAKLAKPEVHLALAGDGPLLPEMRQLAVDLGIKNQIHFLGERQDIPVLMRTCIATLLASEQEGLPRSVMESLSLEIPVIGTKIRGTEELLAGGCGLLVEVGDIEALTRSMNWILEHPEDAQKMGKLGRARMATYSLPNVIQLHENLYNSSLAKLALKKD from the coding sequence GATGGAATGGCGGAGGGTGTTTCCACTTCGGCTAGTTGCTTGCAAGCTTTCGATCGCCTTTGGGAAGTAAAATGGTCGCGCAACCCTTTAGATCCAAGGAACTTTTTGGTCGCTCCACCCGTCCTTAGAGAGGTAATGAAGCAAGGGCAATACGATTTAGTTCACGTACACACGCCAGTTGCAGCTTTTGTTAGCCGCTATGCCCTCAAAGACTTTAGAAAAGAGGGAAAATGTCAAGTCATCTACACCGCACACGGATTTCATTTCCATCCCAGAGGTAAGGCTTTGAAAAATGCCATTTTCCTCACTTTGGAAAAACTAGCGGGAGCTTGGACTGACTACCTGATCGTGATTAACCGCGAGGATGAAGCAGCAGCTAAGCAACACCATATTTTACCGCCGGAACGAGTCTGTTATATGCCGGGGATTGGCGTAGATCTAAATTATTACAATCCCAATACAGTCTCCGACCTCCAGATAGCCCAAGTACGTGAAGAATTGGGCATTACCCCAGCAAATCCTTTATTTTTATCTGCGGCGGAATTTATTCCCCGCAAGCATCATCGGGATATCATTCTGGCATTTGCGAAACTAGCCAAACCAGAAGTTCACTTGGCTTTGGCTGGGGATGGCCCGCTACTGCCAGAAATGCGCCAATTGGCGGTAGATTTGGGCATTAAAAATCAAATACATTTTCTGGGCGAACGCCAAGATATTCCAGTATTGATGCGAACTTGCATTGCTACGCTTTTGGCTTCAGAACAAGAAGGGCTTCCGAGAAGTGTTATGGAGTCTTTATCGTTGGAGATACCCGTTATCGGCACTAAAATTCGCGGTACGGAGGAATTACTGGCAGGAGGCTGCGGTCTTCTTGTCGAGGTAGGAGATATAGAAGCACTTACTCGCTCAATGAATTGGATACTGGAACATCCAGAAGATGCTCAGAAAATGGGCAAACTCGGGCGAGCGCGAATGGCTACCTATAGCCTACCGAACGTGATTCAACTACACGAAAACCTCTATAATTCATCTTTAGCAAAGCTCGCGCTTAAAAAAGATTGA